A stretch of Vigna angularis cultivar LongXiaoDou No.4 chromosome 4, ASM1680809v1, whole genome shotgun sequence DNA encodes these proteins:
- the LOC108329914 gene encoding histone-lysine N-methyltransferase ASHR1 isoform X1 — translation MNNPNPLNQREGEKKSAEVPSFHPAMENLQSALKDYSLSVSTVPEKGRSLFASRDFYPGDVIIGQEPYVCVPNNSSLSTPKRCDGCFITSDVLRRCSRCHVAYYCGTACQRSEWKLHRLECEVVSRLDKDKRKSVTPSIRLMVRLYLRRKLQDDKVTPSTAMDNYNLVEALVAHMSDITEEQLVLYAQMANLVYSILKWPEINIKEIAENFSKFACNAHTICDNELRPVGTGLYPVISIINHSCLPNSVLVFEGRSALVRAVQHIPAGTENWHLLNFTVLNYFHSEAAVQLISYIETAGSTITRQKALKEQYLFTCTCPRCSKMGQKDDIQESEILEGYRCKNEKCGGFLLRTTDGKGFQCQGCQLVMGKEEIKEIITEIELLSEEAASKSSFSCSYQEVISIYKKIEKLQTKLYHPFSINLMQTREKILKSLMELEHWTEALAYCKLTIPFYEKVYPSVHPLLGLQYYTCGKLEWYLGETEEAVKSLTKAVDILRITHGTNTRFMKDLLMKLEEARAEASCKWSSIHC, via the exons ATGAATAACCCGAACCCTCTAAACCAAAGGGAGGGGGAAAAGAAGAGCGCAGAGGTACCGTCCTTCCACCCAGCAATGGAGAATTTGCAAAGTGCTCTTAAAGATTATAGCTTATCAGTTTCCACCGTCCCAGAAAAGGGTCGTTCTCTCTTCGCTTCAAGGGATTTCTATCCAG GGGATGTGATTATAGGCCAAGAACCTTACGTTTGTGTTCCAAACAACTCCTCACTTTCCACCCCCAAAAGGTGTGATGGATGTTTCATTACATCTGATGTCCTTAGAAGGTGCTCACGTTGCCATGTTGCATACTATTGCGGAACCGCATGTCAG AGGTCAGAGTGGAAGCTGCATCGCCTTGAGTGTGAGGTCGTCTCAAGGCTTGACAAGGATAAGAGAAAATCTGTCACGCCATCCATACGGCTGATGGTGAGACTTTACCTACGGAGGAAGTTGCAAGATGATAAG GTCACCCCAAGCACTGCTATGGACAACTACAACTTGGTGGAGGCATTAGTGGCTC ACATGTCTGATATCACAGAGGAGCAGCTGGTGCTTTATGCACAGATGGCTAATCTTGTATATTCCATATTGAAATGGCCGGAAATCAATATAAAAGAGATTGCAGAAAATTTTTCTAAG TTTGCATGTAATGCTCATACTATTTGTGACAATGAGTTAAGACCTGTGGGAACAGGATTGTATCCCGTAATTTCCATAATCAATCATAG TTGTTTGCCCAATTCTGTGTTGGTTTTTGAGGGAAGGTCAGCATTGGTACGTGCTGTGCAACATATACCCGCAGGTACTGAG AACTGGCACCTACTTAACTTCACAGTTCTTAATTATTTCCACAGTGAAGCAGCTGTTCAAT TGATAAGTTATATAGAGACTGCTGGAAGCACAATAACTCGACAGAAGGCTCTCAAAGAGCAGTATCTATTCACTTGTACATGTCCCCGCTGTTCTAAAATG GGCCAGAAAGATGATATACAAGAAAGTGAAATTTTAGAAGGATATAGatgcaaaaatgaaaaatgtggTGGTTTCTTGCTTCGAACAACCG ATGGGAAAGGATTTCAATGCCAAGGTTGCCAACTAGTTATGGGCAAGGAGGAGATAAAGGAAATTATAACTGAAATTGAATTGCTATCTGAAGAAGCAGCTTCTAAGTCTTCTTTCTCTTGCA GTTATCAAGAAGTTATTTCCATTTATAAAAAGATTGAGAAACTGCAAACAAAGCTCTATCATCCtttctcaattaatttgatGCAAACTCGAGAGAAGATTTTGAAG TCATTAATGGAGCTGGAACACTGGACTGAAGCTTTAGCATATTGCAAATTGACCATTCCATTCTATGAAA AAGTGTATCCATCTGTTCACCCTCTGCTTGGATTGCAATATTATACTTGTGGAAAACTAGAATG GTATTTGGGAGAGACAGAGGAAGCTGTTAAATCACTGACCAAGGCGGTGGATATACTACGGATTACTCATGGCACAAATACACGTTTCATGAAGGACCTCTTGATGAAGTTGGAAGAAGCCCGTGCTGAAGCCTCTTGCAAATGGTCCTCCATACACTGCTAG
- the LOC108329914 gene encoding histone-lysine N-methyltransferase ASHR1 isoform X2 has product MNNPNPLNQREGEKKSAEVPSFHPAMENLQSALKDYSLSVSTVPEKGRSLFASRDFYPGDVIIGQEPYVCVPNNSSLSTPKRCDGCFITSDVLRRCSRCHVAYYCGTACQRSEWKLHRLECEVVSRLDKDKRKSVTPSIRLMVRLYLRRKLQDDKVTPSTAMDNYNLVEALVAHMSDITEEQLVLYAQMANLVYSILKWPEINIKEIAENFSKFACNAHTICDNELRPVGTGLYPVISIINHSCLPNSVLVFEGRSALVRAVQHIPAGTEVVISYIETAGSTITRQKALKEQYLFTCTCPRCSKMGQKDDIQESEILEGYRCKNEKCGGFLLRTTDGKGFQCQGCQLVMGKEEIKEIITEIELLSEEAASKSSFSCSYQEVISIYKKIEKLQTKLYHPFSINLMQTREKILKSLMELEHWTEALAYCKLTIPFYEKVYPSVHPLLGLQYYTCGKLEWYLGETEEAVKSLTKAVDILRITHGTNTRFMKDLLMKLEEARAEASCKWSSIHC; this is encoded by the exons ATGAATAACCCGAACCCTCTAAACCAAAGGGAGGGGGAAAAGAAGAGCGCAGAGGTACCGTCCTTCCACCCAGCAATGGAGAATTTGCAAAGTGCTCTTAAAGATTATAGCTTATCAGTTTCCACCGTCCCAGAAAAGGGTCGTTCTCTCTTCGCTTCAAGGGATTTCTATCCAG GGGATGTGATTATAGGCCAAGAACCTTACGTTTGTGTTCCAAACAACTCCTCACTTTCCACCCCCAAAAGGTGTGATGGATGTTTCATTACATCTGATGTCCTTAGAAGGTGCTCACGTTGCCATGTTGCATACTATTGCGGAACCGCATGTCAG AGGTCAGAGTGGAAGCTGCATCGCCTTGAGTGTGAGGTCGTCTCAAGGCTTGACAAGGATAAGAGAAAATCTGTCACGCCATCCATACGGCTGATGGTGAGACTTTACCTACGGAGGAAGTTGCAAGATGATAAG GTCACCCCAAGCACTGCTATGGACAACTACAACTTGGTGGAGGCATTAGTGGCTC ACATGTCTGATATCACAGAGGAGCAGCTGGTGCTTTATGCACAGATGGCTAATCTTGTATATTCCATATTGAAATGGCCGGAAATCAATATAAAAGAGATTGCAGAAAATTTTTCTAAG TTTGCATGTAATGCTCATACTATTTGTGACAATGAGTTAAGACCTGTGGGAACAGGATTGTATCCCGTAATTTCCATAATCAATCATAG TTGTTTGCCCAATTCTGTGTTGGTTTTTGAGGGAAGGTCAGCATTGGTACGTGCTGTGCAACATATACCCGCAGGTACTGAG GTAGTGATAAGTTATATAGAGACTGCTGGAAGCACAATAACTCGACAGAAGGCTCTCAAAGAGCAGTATCTATTCACTTGTACATGTCCCCGCTGTTCTAAAATG GGCCAGAAAGATGATATACAAGAAAGTGAAATTTTAGAAGGATATAGatgcaaaaatgaaaaatgtggTGGTTTCTTGCTTCGAACAACCG ATGGGAAAGGATTTCAATGCCAAGGTTGCCAACTAGTTATGGGCAAGGAGGAGATAAAGGAAATTATAACTGAAATTGAATTGCTATCTGAAGAAGCAGCTTCTAAGTCTTCTTTCTCTTGCA GTTATCAAGAAGTTATTTCCATTTATAAAAAGATTGAGAAACTGCAAACAAAGCTCTATCATCCtttctcaattaatttgatGCAAACTCGAGAGAAGATTTTGAAG TCATTAATGGAGCTGGAACACTGGACTGAAGCTTTAGCATATTGCAAATTGACCATTCCATTCTATGAAA AAGTGTATCCATCTGTTCACCCTCTGCTTGGATTGCAATATTATACTTGTGGAAAACTAGAATG GTATTTGGGAGAGACAGAGGAAGCTGTTAAATCACTGACCAAGGCGGTGGATATACTACGGATTACTCATGGCACAAATACACGTTTCATGAAGGACCTCTTGATGAAGTTGGAAGAAGCCCGTGCTGAAGCCTCTTGCAAATGGTCCTCCATACACTGCTAG
- the LOC108330458 gene encoding serine/threonine-protein kinase MPS1 isoform X1, producing MDGKPNPDSSSPDFLRHVQAALKRHRPLGSMQSNSIRPRRTLLPQRKLSNTPSDPTNSQEQASSNVSLNALVPSQNLDVQKKDQFSVHTNSTAQDAKATNELENLSSHMGSLGFAEMEWVEGNQIEASSSSSLLGCNQKGDVQQAGFDASLRCDSGVSSVLPKRSVVTQDHLQQFSSFLSQPATHSSVLGPSCATTTSVHSTSAPMLNSTTRYSHSHLDGGSNVTAEPFGEVNANPRPVTEGVVKSVNVFQKETNRVLVDRGAEAEVPASDLGIGDAELVSKESSRSTEQQGGVLKESGNSKYTWDDGKGKEAVDVATIQPQVLPPTSTTTCSDVKLESSKVEKREKIGSSKGASAPRKRTYDPDLFFKVNGKLYQRLGKIGSGGSSEVHKVISSDCRIFALKKIKLKGRDYATAFGFCQEIEYLNRLKGKDNIIQLIDYEVTDKALLEEVMKGSLSNRDGRVKDDGCIYMVLEYGEIDLAHMLSQKWKELDGSHRTIDENWLRFYWQQILLAVNTIHEERIVHSDLKPANFLLVKGSLKLIDFGIAKAIMNDTTNIQRDSQVGTLSYMSPEAFMCNETDANGNIIKCGRSSDIWSLGCILYQMVYGRTPFSDYKTFWAKFKVITDPHHEITYEPVSNPWLLDLMMRCLTWDRNQRWRIPQLLEHPFLVPPVPSHPSMPQDNNSCKLLQHISETCTYDPEVSELCSQLQRLLSDSVDKTTHSLNSRDQQLKLLSQMSDMCIQLHERLRNTGNK from the exons ATGGATGGGAAGCCTAACCCGGATTCCTCCTCCCCGGACTTCCTCCGCCACGTTCAAGCCGCCTTGAAACGACACCGTCCACTCG GTTCAATGCAGTCCAATAGCATAAGGCCAAGGCGCACGCTACTTCCACAACGAAAGCTATCTAACACACCCTCCGACCCCACCAATTCTCAAGAACAAGCTTCTTCCAATGTCTCACTCAACGCCCTCGTCCCTTCCCAAAACCTAGACGTTCAGAAGAAAGATCAATTTTCAGTTCACACAAATTCTACTGCGCAGG aTGCTAAGGCCACCAATGAGTTGGAGAATTTATCGTCTCACATGGGTTCGCTTGGATTCGCAGAAATGGAGTGGGTTGAAGGCAACCAAATTGAAGCATCGTCGTCATCATCATTGCTAGGATGCAACCAGAAGGGGGATGTTCAGCAGGCTGGCTTTGACGCGAGTTTGAgatgtgatagtggagtgagtTCCGTGTTGCCAAAGAGAAGTGTGGTTACTCAGGATCATTTGCAGCAATTCAGTAGCTTTTTGAGTCAGCCAGCTACCCACTCTTCGGTTTTGGGACCTTCATGTGCTACAACAACCTCAGTTCATTCAACTTCGGCGCCTATGCTAAATTCAACAACACGATATTCTCATTCGCATCTAGACGGTGGCTCAAATGTGACTGCTGAGCCTTTTGGGGAGGTTAATGCTAATCCTCGTCCTGTAACTGAAGGGGTTGTGAAATCAGTAAATGTTTTCCAAAAGGAAACCAACAGAGTGTTGGTGGATCGGGGAGCAGAAGCTGAAGTGCCGGCCTCTGATCTTGGTATTGGTGATGCAGAATTGGTGTCTAAGGAGAGCAGTCGATCTACGGAGCAACAAGGGGGGGTTTTGAAAGAATCTGGCAATTCTAAATATACTTGGGATGATGGTAAAGGGAAAGAGGCTGTGGATGTTGCCACTATACAACCGCAGGTACTACCTCCCACATCCACAACCACATGTTCAGATGTGAAGTTGGAGTCTTCTAAGGTAGAAAAGCGAGAGAAGATTGGAAGTAGTAAAGGTGCATCAGCTCCCCGTAAGAGGACTTATGACCCTgatttgttttttaaagttaatgGAAAGCTTTACCAACGTCTTGGCAAGATAGGTAGTGGTGGAAGCAGTGAGGTACACAAAGTGATTTCATCGGACTGTAGGATATTTGCCCTTAAAAAGATCAAGCTCAAGGGTCGTGATTATGCTACTGCATTTGGGTTTTGTCAAGAGATCGAGTATCTCAATAGGCTGAAAGGAAAGGATAACATCATACAGCTCATAGATTATGAG GTGACAGACAAGGCATTGCTTGAGGAAGTTATGAAAGGCTCTTTAAGTAATAGAGATGGCCGGGTCAAGGATGATGGATGTATATACATGGTCCTTGAATATGGAGAAATTGATTTGGCTCACATGTTGTCTCAGAAGTGGAAGGAACTGGATGGGAGCCACCGGACCATAGATGAGAACTGGCTTCGATTTTATTGGCAG CAAATTCTTCTAGCTGTCAACACTATTCATGAGGAACGTATTGTGCACTCAGACTTGAAGCCAGCTAACTTCCTTCTTGTCAAAGGTTCCCTAAAACTAATTGATTTTGGTATAGCCAAAGCAATAATGAATGACACAACCAACATCCAACGGGATTCACAG GTGGGTACACTTAGTTACATGTCTCCAGAGGCATTTATGTGTAATGAGACTGATGCGAACGGAAACATCATAAAGTGTGGCCGGTCATCAGATATATGGTCCCTGGGTTGCATCCTTTATCAAATGGTATATGGGAGAACGCCTTTTTCTGATTACAAGACATTTTGGGCCAAATTCAAGGTCATAACAGATCCACATCATGAAATTACGTATGAACCAGTTTCAAACCCATGGCTTTTGGATCTTATGATGAGGTGTTTAACATGGGACCGCAATCAAAGGTGGAGAATACCTCAGCTACTGGAACATCCTTTTCTTGTTCCACCTGTACCATCTCATCCATCTATGCCCCAAGATAATAATAGCTGTAAATTGCTACAACATATTTCTGAAACTTGTACATATGACCCAGAGGTATCTGAACTGTGTAGTCAGCTCCAACGGCTTCTAAGTGATTCAGTCGACAAAACAACTCACTCACTAAATTCACGAGATCAACAACTAAAACTGCTGTCCCAAATGTCAGATATGTGTATTCAGCTGCATGAACGTTTGAGAAATACTGGAAACAAGTAG
- the LOC108330458 gene encoding serine/threonine-protein kinase MPS1 isoform X2 produces MDGKPNPDSSSPDFLRHVQAALKRHRPLGSMQSNSIRPRRTLLPQRKLSNTPSDPTNSQEQASSNVSLNALVPSQNLDVQKKDQFSVHTNSTAQEMEWVEGNQIEASSSSSLLGCNQKGDVQQAGFDASLRCDSGVSSVLPKRSVVTQDHLQQFSSFLSQPATHSSVLGPSCATTTSVHSTSAPMLNSTTRYSHSHLDGGSNVTAEPFGEVNANPRPVTEGVVKSVNVFQKETNRVLVDRGAEAEVPASDLGIGDAELVSKESSRSTEQQGGVLKESGNSKYTWDDGKGKEAVDVATIQPQVLPPTSTTTCSDVKLESSKVEKREKIGSSKGASAPRKRTYDPDLFFKVNGKLYQRLGKIGSGGSSEVHKVISSDCRIFALKKIKLKGRDYATAFGFCQEIEYLNRLKGKDNIIQLIDYEVTDKALLEEVMKGSLSNRDGRVKDDGCIYMVLEYGEIDLAHMLSQKWKELDGSHRTIDENWLRFYWQQILLAVNTIHEERIVHSDLKPANFLLVKGSLKLIDFGIAKAIMNDTTNIQRDSQVGTLSYMSPEAFMCNETDANGNIIKCGRSSDIWSLGCILYQMVYGRTPFSDYKTFWAKFKVITDPHHEITYEPVSNPWLLDLMMRCLTWDRNQRWRIPQLLEHPFLVPPVPSHPSMPQDNNSCKLLQHISETCTYDPEVSELCSQLQRLLSDSVDKTTHSLNSRDQQLKLLSQMSDMCIQLHERLRNTGNK; encoded by the exons ATGGATGGGAAGCCTAACCCGGATTCCTCCTCCCCGGACTTCCTCCGCCACGTTCAAGCCGCCTTGAAACGACACCGTCCACTCG GTTCAATGCAGTCCAATAGCATAAGGCCAAGGCGCACGCTACTTCCACAACGAAAGCTATCTAACACACCCTCCGACCCCACCAATTCTCAAGAACAAGCTTCTTCCAATGTCTCACTCAACGCCCTCGTCCCTTCCCAAAACCTAGACGTTCAGAAGAAAGATCAATTTTCAGTTCACACAAATTCTACTGCGCAGG AAATGGAGTGGGTTGAAGGCAACCAAATTGAAGCATCGTCGTCATCATCATTGCTAGGATGCAACCAGAAGGGGGATGTTCAGCAGGCTGGCTTTGACGCGAGTTTGAgatgtgatagtggagtgagtTCCGTGTTGCCAAAGAGAAGTGTGGTTACTCAGGATCATTTGCAGCAATTCAGTAGCTTTTTGAGTCAGCCAGCTACCCACTCTTCGGTTTTGGGACCTTCATGTGCTACAACAACCTCAGTTCATTCAACTTCGGCGCCTATGCTAAATTCAACAACACGATATTCTCATTCGCATCTAGACGGTGGCTCAAATGTGACTGCTGAGCCTTTTGGGGAGGTTAATGCTAATCCTCGTCCTGTAACTGAAGGGGTTGTGAAATCAGTAAATGTTTTCCAAAAGGAAACCAACAGAGTGTTGGTGGATCGGGGAGCAGAAGCTGAAGTGCCGGCCTCTGATCTTGGTATTGGTGATGCAGAATTGGTGTCTAAGGAGAGCAGTCGATCTACGGAGCAACAAGGGGGGGTTTTGAAAGAATCTGGCAATTCTAAATATACTTGGGATGATGGTAAAGGGAAAGAGGCTGTGGATGTTGCCACTATACAACCGCAGGTACTACCTCCCACATCCACAACCACATGTTCAGATGTGAAGTTGGAGTCTTCTAAGGTAGAAAAGCGAGAGAAGATTGGAAGTAGTAAAGGTGCATCAGCTCCCCGTAAGAGGACTTATGACCCTgatttgttttttaaagttaatgGAAAGCTTTACCAACGTCTTGGCAAGATAGGTAGTGGTGGAAGCAGTGAGGTACACAAAGTGATTTCATCGGACTGTAGGATATTTGCCCTTAAAAAGATCAAGCTCAAGGGTCGTGATTATGCTACTGCATTTGGGTTTTGTCAAGAGATCGAGTATCTCAATAGGCTGAAAGGAAAGGATAACATCATACAGCTCATAGATTATGAG GTGACAGACAAGGCATTGCTTGAGGAAGTTATGAAAGGCTCTTTAAGTAATAGAGATGGCCGGGTCAAGGATGATGGATGTATATACATGGTCCTTGAATATGGAGAAATTGATTTGGCTCACATGTTGTCTCAGAAGTGGAAGGAACTGGATGGGAGCCACCGGACCATAGATGAGAACTGGCTTCGATTTTATTGGCAG CAAATTCTTCTAGCTGTCAACACTATTCATGAGGAACGTATTGTGCACTCAGACTTGAAGCCAGCTAACTTCCTTCTTGTCAAAGGTTCCCTAAAACTAATTGATTTTGGTATAGCCAAAGCAATAATGAATGACACAACCAACATCCAACGGGATTCACAG GTGGGTACACTTAGTTACATGTCTCCAGAGGCATTTATGTGTAATGAGACTGATGCGAACGGAAACATCATAAAGTGTGGCCGGTCATCAGATATATGGTCCCTGGGTTGCATCCTTTATCAAATGGTATATGGGAGAACGCCTTTTTCTGATTACAAGACATTTTGGGCCAAATTCAAGGTCATAACAGATCCACATCATGAAATTACGTATGAACCAGTTTCAAACCCATGGCTTTTGGATCTTATGATGAGGTGTTTAACATGGGACCGCAATCAAAGGTGGAGAATACCTCAGCTACTGGAACATCCTTTTCTTGTTCCACCTGTACCATCTCATCCATCTATGCCCCAAGATAATAATAGCTGTAAATTGCTACAACATATTTCTGAAACTTGTACATATGACCCAGAGGTATCTGAACTGTGTAGTCAGCTCCAACGGCTTCTAAGTGATTCAGTCGACAAAACAACTCACTCACTAAATTCACGAGATCAACAACTAAAACTGCTGTCCCAAATGTCAGATATGTGTATTCAGCTGCATGAACGTTTGAGAAATACTGGAAACAAGTAG